From Streptomyces sp. NBC_00775, one genomic window encodes:
- a CDS encoding DUF4265 domain-containing protein, with translation MSEAADVGFMRVVFPLEQDEEGYPPFAEEVLHARILSDSVCELVSIPFFVQGVSKGDLVSYSVGGAGEFEFDELLSVRGHSTLRIIFFDRSRIEDLVAQLQEVGCSTESGRVQDLMSVDIPPGVEYRSVMTLIEAGLSSELWDYEESCIAQGHRM, from the coding sequence TTGAGTGAAGCGGCGGATGTCGGATTTATGCGCGTGGTATTCCCCCTTGAGCAGGACGAAGAAGGATATCCGCCTTTCGCGGAAGAGGTCCTCCATGCTCGCATCCTGTCGGATTCGGTGTGCGAGCTCGTCAGTATTCCGTTCTTTGTCCAGGGGGTGAGTAAAGGGGACCTGGTCTCCTACTCCGTGGGAGGCGCCGGTGAGTTCGAGTTCGATGAACTCCTCTCTGTCCGGGGCCATTCGACATTGCGCATCATCTTCTTCGACCGGTCGCGAATCGAAGATTTGGTGGCTCAACTTCAGGAGGTGGGATGCTCGACGGAGTCGGGGAGGGTGCAGGATCTGATGTCCGTCGACATCCCGCCCGGTGTTGAATACCGTTCGGTGATGACCCTCATTGAGGCGGGACTGAGTAGCGAACTCTGGGACTATGAAGAGTCCTGTATCGCTCAAGGCCATCGCATGTGA
- a CDS encoding barstar family protein, with protein sequence MARLDDPGRSPFELTRREEPWVVFAPEGDAVLARQLAVLEQQRGGLVVHLPAEELTTPESLFLAFARSLEFPGYFGHNWDALVDCLDDLHGSWHGNRDIAVVVDDADLLLDVGHLPLFVSVLCQAAARANSAVDADGDSRDDRPAIAQHFVFVCRDVPPGEFASRIVRPDVDVESSGAYVTVSVTQ encoded by the coding sequence GTGGCGCGCCTGGACGATCCTGGCCGGAGTCCGTTCGAGCTCACTCGTCGTGAGGAGCCGTGGGTTGTCTTCGCCCCGGAGGGCGACGCGGTGCTGGCGCGGCAGTTGGCCGTACTGGAGCAGCAGCGGGGAGGTCTGGTCGTTCACCTGCCCGCAGAGGAACTGACCACCCCCGAGAGCCTGTTCCTGGCCTTCGCCCGCTCGCTCGAGTTCCCCGGCTACTTCGGCCACAACTGGGACGCCCTGGTCGACTGCCTGGATGACCTGCACGGCTCCTGGCACGGGAACCGTGACATCGCGGTCGTCGTCGACGACGCCGACCTCCTGCTCGATGTCGGCCACCTGCCGCTCTTCGTCTCCGTGCTCTGCCAGGCCGCCGCCCGCGCCAACTCCGCGGTGGACGCCGACGGCGACTCCCGGGACGACAGACCGGCGATCGCCCAGCACTTCGTCTTCGTGTGCCGCGATGTCCCGCCGGGGGAGTTCGCCTCCCGGATCGTGCGGCCGGATGTGGATGTCGAGTCGTCCGGCGCGTACGTGACGGTGTCAGTGACCCAGTAG
- a CDS encoding serine/threonine-protein kinase yields MSNNGGVPYGSDEPTSFGLQPPSPAVPGQQPGGPGQPSAVPYPGNPYAAPTQVVPQQQARTDAQVDAQEPGAGRLIAGRYRLLSKLGHGGMGTVWRAKDETVDREVAVKEPRVPDHLPERERANAFERMRREARAAARLDHPAVVNVHDVAVVDGQPWIVMELVRGRSLGDALQEGTLGVREAARVGLEVLGALEAAHAAGILHRDVKPDNVLLGRHDRVVLTDFGIAQIEGETNLTDTGGFVGSPEYIAPERVLGQRPGPASDLWSLGVVLYTATEGVSPFRRSNTPATLQSVLNSTPAPPGSAAGGPLAEAINGLLDKDPSRRPGAGQVRSLLEDAAKPPAPAPTQVVRIEGQQTAGQLAGPGAKGLRVGRKALFGLGAAVVAAAVAAYLVIADPFAGPLPDGWKKHHVQDVAATLAAPASYKQSTPDRSTDKGHWVTYTDPSGSIWIGLTLAKKAEDTSKTIKDSSAAEMYADNDTFKADGEYDLGMPGNPKTDTNGSTTYQGNKSAENTVRYTTTDSQNPRPRELKIFYYKSKAGDMYKLTISYPGQGDFTARGREVARTAIANLDIDKL; encoded by the coding sequence ATGAGCAACAACGGGGGAGTCCCTTACGGGTCCGACGAGCCGACGAGTTTTGGTCTGCAACCGCCGAGTCCGGCGGTGCCGGGGCAGCAGCCGGGTGGTCCCGGACAGCCTTCCGCGGTCCCGTACCCGGGGAATCCGTACGCCGCGCCCACTCAGGTCGTACCGCAGCAGCAGGCGCGGACGGATGCCCAGGTGGACGCTCAGGAGCCGGGCGCCGGGCGGTTGATCGCCGGGCGCTACCGGCTTCTCTCCAAGCTCGGCCACGGCGGCATGGGCACGGTCTGGCGGGCCAAGGACGAGACGGTGGACCGTGAGGTCGCCGTCAAGGAGCCGCGCGTTCCGGACCATCTTCCCGAGCGCGAACGCGCCAACGCCTTCGAGCGGATGCGTCGCGAGGCGCGGGCGGCGGCGCGGCTCGACCACCCGGCGGTCGTGAACGTCCACGACGTCGCCGTCGTGGACGGACAGCCCTGGATCGTCATGGAGCTGGTGCGGGGCCGCTCGCTCGGCGACGCCCTCCAGGAGGGCACGCTCGGCGTACGCGAGGCCGCGCGTGTCGGTCTGGAGGTGCTCGGCGCGCTGGAGGCCGCGCACGCCGCCGGCATCCTGCACCGTGACGTCAAGCCCGACAACGTCCTGCTCGGCCGCCACGACCGCGTCGTCCTCACCGACTTCGGCATCGCCCAGATCGAGGGCGAGACGAACCTGACGGACACCGGCGGCTTCGTCGGCTCACCCGAATACATCGCTCCCGAGAGGGTGTTGGGTCAGCGCCCCGGACCGGCGTCCGACCTCTGGTCGCTCGGCGTGGTGCTCTACACGGCCACCGAAGGCGTCTCGCCCTTCCGCCGCAGCAACACGCCCGCCACCCTCCAGTCGGTCCTCAACTCCACGCCCGCGCCGCCCGGTTCGGCGGCCGGCGGCCCGCTCGCCGAGGCCATCAACGGTCTCCTGGACAAGGACCCCTCCCGCCGCCCCGGCGCGGGCCAGGTCCGCAGCCTCCTGGAGGACGCCGCGAAGCCGCCCGCGCCGGCGCCTACGCAGGTCGTGCGGATCGAGGGGCAGCAGACGGCAGGGCAGCTCGCGGGGCCGGGCGCCAAGGGCCTCCGTGTCGGCCGTAAGGCCCTGTTCGGGCTCGGTGCGGCGGTCGTCGCGGCGGCGGTGGCGGCGTACCTGGTGATCGCGGACCCGTTCGCGGGCCCGCTGCCGGACGGCTGGAAGAAGCACCACGTGCAGGATGTCGCCGCGACGCTGGCGGCGCCCGCGTCCTACAAGCAGTCCACACCGGACCGGTCGACGGACAAGGGCCACTGGGTCACGTACACCGACCCGAGCGGCAGCATCTGGATCGGCCTGACCCTCGCCAAGAAGGCCGAGGACACCAGCAAGACCATCAAGGATTCCTCGGCGGCCGAAATGTACGCCGACAACGACACGTTCAAGGCTGACGGCGAGTACGACCTCGGCATGCCGGGGAACCCGAAGACGGACACGAACGGGAGCACGACGTACCAGGGCAACAAGTCCGCCGAGAACACGGTGAGATACACGACCACCGACAGCCAGAACCCCCGCCCCCGCGAGCTGAAGATCTTCTACTACAAGTCCAAGGCGGGCGACATGTACAAGCTCACGATCAGCTACCCGGGCCAGGGCGACTTCACGGCACGGGGTCGTGAAGTCGCCAGGACGGCGATCGCGAACCTGGACATCGACAAGCTCTGA
- a CDS encoding serine/threonine-protein kinase yields the protein MGTEGENVRVIAGRYRLEARIGRGGMGVVWRATDQLLGRRVAVKELAVDDSLSEDEARLQRDRTLREARAVAQLRHPHIIVVHDVVVDDERPYIVMELIDGGSLAERISADGPVDAREAARIGIGLLGALRRAHDAGVLHRDLKPANVLIEAGTDRVVLTDFGIAQVAGATTLTESGAFVGSPEYTAPERMSGVRTGPESDLWSLGALLCTVLSGESPFRRDSLGGILHAVVVDEIRPPAQAAPLLPVVRGLLERDPERRLDAAEAERMLRAFRDTGRTPRLLTPYTPTQRDVPKRKPAPPSSSTSASSSPSTVEERSAKHSARGILVAAALVAAMAGAGVSAAALLMNDGGGGTPSPSSTSSSRSTATSTSRATAGGASGSSSTSASPGPTVTVTRQQSPTSTARTAPSGYSIADDPYGFSLAVPDDFTRDPQGERVFYMSPGQIFRLGIKVTDPETGGPLGVMRRADAKGPSTNPGYRDGTVTRTTHNGQTAALWEFTWNGFTKAEGARHTYDLCWEEGGRMYDVWVSAPVGKVTEAKEYFDVAVDTFVRT from the coding sequence ATGGGGACCGAGGGGGAGAACGTCCGTGTGATCGCGGGCCGGTACCGGCTGGAGGCCAGGATCGGGCGGGGCGGCATGGGCGTCGTATGGCGCGCCACCGACCAACTGCTCGGCCGCCGGGTCGCGGTGAAGGAACTCGCGGTCGACGACTCGCTCTCGGAGGACGAGGCCCGGCTGCAACGGGACCGCACCTTGCGTGAGGCCCGCGCCGTCGCGCAGCTGCGGCATCCGCACATCATCGTCGTGCACGACGTGGTCGTGGACGACGAACGGCCGTACATCGTGATGGAGCTGATCGACGGCGGCTCGCTCGCCGAGCGGATCTCCGCCGACGGCCCGGTCGACGCGCGTGAGGCCGCCCGCATCGGCATCGGCCTCCTCGGCGCGCTGCGCCGCGCGCACGACGCGGGCGTCCTGCACCGGGACCTCAAGCCCGCCAACGTCCTGATCGAGGCGGGCACCGACCGCGTGGTCCTCACCGACTTCGGCATCGCCCAGGTCGCGGGCGCGACCACGCTCACCGAGAGCGGGGCTTTCGTCGGCTCGCCCGAGTACACCGCGCCCGAGCGGATGTCCGGGGTCAGGACGGGCCCCGAGTCCGACCTGTGGTCGCTCGGCGCGCTGCTGTGCACCGTGCTGAGCGGCGAATCGCCCTTCCGCCGCGACTCGTTGGGCGGCATCCTGCACGCCGTCGTCGTCGACGAGATTCGTCCACCCGCCCAGGCCGCGCCGCTGCTGCCGGTCGTACGGGGGCTGTTGGAGCGCGACCCCGAACGGCGGCTCGACGCGGCGGAGGCGGAGCGCATGCTGCGCGCCTTCCGGGACACGGGCCGTACGCCACGGCTGCTGACCCCGTACACGCCCACGCAGCGGGACGTACCGAAGCGGAAGCCCGCACCGCCGTCGTCCTCGACCTCGGCCTCGTCCTCGCCCTCCACGGTGGAGGAACGATCCGCGAAGCACTCCGCGCGCGGCATCCTCGTCGCCGCCGCGCTGGTCGCCGCGATGGCCGGGGCGGGCGTGTCGGCCGCGGCGCTGCTGATGAACGACGGTGGGGGCGGTACGCCGTCCCCGTCGAGCACGTCCTCGTCCAGGTCTACGGCTACGTCTACATCCAGGGCTACGGCGGGAGGTGCGTCGGGGTCCTCCTCGACATCCGCGAGCCCCGGACCCACCGTCACCGTGACCCGGCAGCAGAGTCCGACCTCCACCGCGCGTACGGCGCCCTCGGGTTACAGCATCGCCGACGACCCGTACGGGTTCTCGCTCGCCGTGCCCGACGACTTCACGCGGGATCCGCAAGGCGAGCGGGTCTTCTACATGTCACCGGGGCAGATCTTCCGTCTCGGCATCAAGGTGACCGATCCCGAGACGGGCGGCCCGCTCGGGGTGATGCGGCGGGCGGACGCCAAGGGTCCGTCCACGAACCCGGGTTACCGCGACGGCACGGTCACGCGGACCACGCACAACGGACAGACCGCCGCGCTCTGGGAGTTCACCTGGAACGGCTTCACCAAGGCGGAGGGCGCGCGGCACACGTACGACCTCTGCTGGGAGGAGGGCGGCCGGATGTACGACGTGTGGGTGTCGGCGCCGGTCGGGAAGGTGACGGAGGCGAAGGAGTACTTCGACGTGGCGGTGGATACCTTCGTACGCACCTAA
- a CDS encoding serine/threonine-protein kinase — translation MQGLLLAGRYRLVDIIGSGGMGRVWRAHDEVLHRAVAVKELTAALYVAESDLARLLARTHAEARAAARINHEAVVTVHDVLEHDNRPWIVMELVEGNSLADEVKERERIEPVEAARIGLWVLRALRAAHAAGVLHRDVKPGNVLLSADRRVLLTDFGIAQVEGDTTITRTGEIVGSVDYLAPERVRGHDPGPASDLWALGATLYTAVEGRSPFRRTSPLTTMQAVVDEEPAPPLQAGPLEPVITALLRKDPAQRPSASEAEQMLAEAAEGRRPNAAQAYVPTEHMEGGGGDAATSSVRPPQATPVVTLHQPLPAPASVPPRKRRRGRTAVLVIVMAALVGGGSAAAMRYADEWRKDNTASTSTVGGKSSPGGTGGTGGKSATQTPAGAVPDNWHRVHDVEGFSLALPKGWERQANGTQVDYTPDGGEHFVRIAVDDSPDFDNPYMHQLDLEQQLTKLSEYHRVSLQANTFRDCHGSLWDFTWTALPKQTPFPGPRRAIEQTYLARDGVEYAIYMSAPAADWDTARQQFDAILRGWRPQAS, via the coding sequence ATGCAGGGCCTGCTCCTCGCGGGCCGCTACCGGCTTGTCGACATCATCGGCAGCGGTGGCATGGGCCGGGTGTGGCGCGCTCACGACGAGGTGCTGCACCGCGCGGTCGCGGTCAAGGAGCTGACCGCGGCGCTGTACGTCGCCGAGAGCGACCTGGCCCGGCTGCTCGCGCGTACCCACGCCGAGGCGCGTGCCGCCGCCCGGATCAACCACGAGGCCGTCGTCACCGTGCACGACGTCCTGGAGCACGACAACCGGCCGTGGATCGTCATGGAGCTGGTCGAGGGCAACTCGCTGGCCGACGAGGTCAAGGAGCGGGAGCGTATTGAACCGGTCGAGGCGGCGCGGATCGGGCTGTGGGTGCTGCGCGCGCTGCGGGCCGCGCACGCCGCCGGCGTCCTGCACCGTGACGTGAAGCCCGGGAACGTACTCCTCTCCGCCGACCGGCGCGTGCTGCTCACCGACTTCGGGATCGCGCAGGTCGAGGGCGATACGACGATCACGCGCACCGGCGAGATCGTCGGCTCGGTCGACTATCTGGCGCCCGAGCGGGTACGCGGCCACGACCCCGGGCCCGCCTCCGACCTGTGGGCCCTCGGCGCCACGCTGTACACGGCGGTGGAGGGGCGGTCGCCGTTCCGGCGCACCTCGCCGCTGACCACCATGCAGGCCGTGGTCGACGAGGAGCCCGCGCCGCCGCTCCAGGCCGGCCCGCTGGAGCCCGTCATCACCGCGCTGCTGCGCAAGGATCCCGCCCAGCGCCCCAGCGCGTCGGAGGCCGAGCAGATGCTCGCCGAGGCTGCGGAGGGGCGACGGCCCAATGCCGCGCAGGCGTATGTGCCGACGGAGCACATGGAGGGCGGCGGAGGCGACGCGGCGACCAGCTCCGTACGCCCGCCCCAGGCCACCCCGGTCGTGACCCTGCACCAGCCGCTGCCCGCGCCCGCCTCCGTCCCGCCGAGAAAGCGGCGTCGGGGCCGCACGGCCGTCCTCGTGATCGTCATGGCCGCGCTCGTCGGCGGTGGCAGCGCCGCGGCCATGCGGTACGCGGACGAGTGGCGCAAGGACAACACCGCGTCGACCAGCACCGTGGGCGGAAAGAGCAGCCCGGGTGGGACGGGCGGGACGGGTGGGAAGAGCGCGACGCAGACGCCCGCCGGTGCCGTCCCCGACAACTGGCACCGGGTCCACGACGTCGAGGGCTTCAGCCTCGCTCTGCCCAAGGGCTGGGAGCGGCAGGCCAACGGCACCCAGGTCGACTACACGCCCGACGGCGGCGAGCACTTCGTCCGCATCGCCGTGGACGACTCGCCCGACTTCGACAACCCGTACATGCACCAGCTGGACCTGGAGCAGCAGTTGACGAAGCTGAGCGAGTACCACCGGGTGAGTCTCCAGGCCAACACCTTCCGGGACTGCCACGGTTCGCTCTGGGACTTCACCTGGACAGCGCTGCCGAAGCAGACGCCGTTCCCGGGGCCGCGCCGGGCCATCGAGCAGACGTATCTCGCGCGGGACGGTGTCGAGTACGCGATCTACATGTCGGCGCCGGCGGCGGACTGGGACACAGCCCGTCAGCAGTTCGACGCGATACTGCGCGGCTGGCGCCCCCAGGCCTCCTAG
- a CDS encoding protein kinase has translation MDDYAGRVLADRYRLPLPPSDEYELAETRAFDTYSGQEVLVRQVPLPEVVEAEVLDADGLPEGFVPRDGGVRRASARTTRRPTEPAVRRAIEAAQAAAQIPDHPRLDQVFDVFAEGGSLWIVSELVPARPLAALLAEKPLSPYRAAEVASDVLTALRVLHAHGWVHRNITARTVLVCDDGRVMLTGLAAGAAEEALCGYDPVPVREDVEAEPGSGAGPGSGGHTGRAGNGGSPGVGGAQRGAGAGTGGAVPGALGGSSGAGVRGPGGVGFGGGGSPGGDPEAARRAAIEARAEQGTPVAGTPAGGAPGAGRRALEAGGAGGAGGAEADIRAARAGAIAAYRAGARAAARVQEEQRGNQVALPAPRPSTPSEQAGTAGQSAASAPPGQIADPYGVGGGTTWHGAQPRTGTAGGGNGQGRAALPGGANGAAAAGYGTPALAPGQQSSPAGRGGGPGSQAPARTPDNSRESDYTREPDYTRASHHPQTPQTHPAPQTAHNAQGQGGRWDELVASAPPSRGPSTALAAERARQARMAVVGPVTERWAPEQAGPVHENWQLAAPIGPRTDLWALGALLFRAVQGHAPYPEENTAELVQLVCAEPPAFAEECGPLRPVVESLLRQDPTERLDFEELRGWLRSLVRSAPEPEAGAHVVAAPPVDPSRLPIVRRRGELVRRRRAGLPATSPHARHKRAKQDRPARQAKATRSAKPRRLGRNLLLLVLLLLAAAITYAMVFMPKAESSSGSGSVTDGERTGAAGGVSPAPDTSGDGRASSEPRPDQTSPGTDKSPSGSSSSTKSQTGDPDVAQGFKLRKDAEGFSVAVADGWDRTPKNGSGQVVYSHGDFELIVVPGRDSTSTYGSDPMTYQRESEKELQPFRDSTWATSSGMRRIEVGGRTMAEGQFTWQDSAGRSLYVRNLAIVVGGRYHVVQVRGPEAERDEVTRLYEQASATYQVTG, from the coding sequence GTGGACGACTATGCGGGACGGGTACTCGCCGACCGCTACCGCCTGCCGCTACCGCCCTCCGACGAGTATGAACTCGCCGAGACCCGGGCCTTCGACACCTACAGCGGGCAGGAAGTCCTGGTACGGCAGGTGCCGTTGCCGGAGGTCGTCGAGGCCGAGGTGCTCGACGCGGACGGGCTGCCCGAGGGATTCGTGCCACGGGACGGCGGGGTACGGCGGGCGTCCGCGCGGACCACACGACGGCCCACCGAACCGGCCGTGCGGCGGGCGATCGAGGCCGCTCAGGCCGCCGCGCAGATCCCCGACCACCCCCGGCTCGACCAGGTCTTCGACGTGTTCGCCGAGGGCGGGTCGCTGTGGATAGTGAGCGAGTTGGTGCCCGCGAGGCCGCTGGCCGCGCTGCTCGCCGAGAAGCCGCTGAGCCCCTATCGGGCCGCCGAGGTCGCCTCCGACGTCCTCACCGCGCTGCGAGTGCTGCACGCACACGGCTGGGTGCACCGGAACATCACCGCGCGCACCGTGCTCGTCTGCGACGACGGCCGCGTCATGCTGACCGGCCTGGCGGCGGGGGCCGCGGAAGAGGCGCTGTGCGGGTACGACCCGGTGCCGGTCCGGGAGGACGTGGAGGCTGAGCCCGGTTCCGGGGCCGGTCCCGGTTCCGGTGGACACACCGGGCGGGCGGGGAACGGCGGTTCGCCCGGCGTGGGCGGTGCCCAGCGCGGTGCCGGCGCCGGCACCGGTGGGGCTGTGCCTGGTGCGCTCGGCGGATCCAGCGGTGCCGGTGTACGTGGTCCGGGTGGGGTCGGGTTCGGTGGCGGAGGTTCGCCCGGCGGCGACCCCGAAGCCGCGCGGCGGGCCGCGATCGAGGCTCGGGCGGAGCAGGGGACGCCCGTAGCGGGTACGCCCGCGGGGGGTGCGCCCGGTGCGGGCCGGCGTGCGCTCGAAGCGGGCGGGGCAGGGGGCGCGGGGGGTGCCGAGGCCGACATTCGCGCGGCGCGCGCCGGAGCCATCGCCGCGTACCGCGCCGGGGCGCGTGCCGCCGCCCGCGTGCAGGAAGAACAACGGGGCAACCAGGTGGCGCTGCCCGCGCCCCGGCCCTCGACACCGTCCGAACAGGCCGGGACGGCCGGACAGTCCGCCGCCTCGGCACCCCCCGGCCAGATAGCCGACCCGTACGGAGTGGGGGGCGGTACCACCTGGCATGGCGCCCAGCCGCGTACCGGCACCGCCGGCGGTGGCAACGGCCAGGGGCGCGCGGCGCTTCCCGGAGGCGCGAACGGCGCGGCGGCCGCGGGGTACGGCACTCCCGCGCTCGCGCCCGGGCAGCAGTCCTCCCCCGCCGGGCGTGGTGGCGGACCTGGCTCCCAGGCTCCCGCCCGCACACCCGACAACAGCCGGGAGTCCGACTACACCCGAGAGCCCGACTACACCCGAGCTTCCCACCACCCCCAAACGCCTCAAACCCACCCAGCTCCCCAGACCGCTCACAACGCCCAGGGCCAGGGCGGTCGTTGGGACGAGCTCGTCGCCAGCGCGCCGCCGAGCCGGGGGCCCAGCACCGCGCTCGCCGCGGAGCGGGCCCGGCAGGCGCGGATGGCTGTGGTGGGGCCGGTGACCGAGCGGTGGGCGCCGGAGCAGGCCGGGCCGGTGCACGAGAACTGGCAGCTGGCGGCGCCGATCGGGCCCCGGACCGATCTGTGGGCGCTGGGGGCGCTGCTCTTCCGGGCCGTGCAGGGGCACGCGCCCTATCCGGAGGAGAACACCGCCGAGCTGGTGCAGCTGGTGTGCGCGGAGCCGCCCGCGTTCGCCGAGGAGTGCGGGCCGCTGCGGCCCGTCGTGGAGTCGCTGCTGCGCCAGGACCCCACCGAGCGGCTCGACTTCGAGGAGTTGCGCGGCTGGCTGCGTTCCCTCGTACGGTCCGCGCCGGAGCCCGAGGCGGGCGCGCATGTCGTCGCCGCGCCCCCCGTCGACCCGAGCCGGCTGCCGATCGTACGGCGCCGGGGCGAGCTCGTCCGCAGGCGCCGCGCCGGGCTGCCCGCGACCAGCCCGCACGCCCGCCACAAGCGCGCCAAGCAGGACAGGCCGGCCAGGCAGGCCAAGGCGACGAGATCGGCCAAGCCCCGCCGTCTGGGCCGGAATCTGCTCCTGCTCGTCCTGCTCCTGCTGGCCGCGGCGATCACGTACGCCATGGTCTTCATGCCGAAGGCCGAGTCGAGCAGCGGCAGTGGCAGCGTTACGGACGGAGAGCGGACGGGCGCCGCCGGAGGTGTCAGCCCCGCCCCCGACACCAGCGGGGACGGCAGGGCGAGCAGTGAGCCGCGGCCGGACCAGACCTCGCCCGGCACGGACAAGAGCCCCTCAGGGTCGTCCAGTTCGACGAAGTCGCAGACCGGCGACCCCGATGTCGCCCAGGGGTTCAAGCTCCGCAAGGACGCCGAGGGCTTCAGTGTCGCGGTGGCCGACGGCTGGGACCGTACGCCGAAGAACGGCAGCGGCCAGGTCGTGTACTCCCACGGGGACTTCGAGCTCATCGTCGTACCCGGCCGGGACAGCACGTCGACGTACGGCAGCGACCCGATGACGTACCAGCGGGAGAGCGAGAAGGAACTGCAGCCGTTCCGGGACTCGACCTGGGCCACGTCCAGCGGGATGCGGCGGATCGAGGTGGGCGGACGGACCATGGCCGAGGGGCAGTTCACCTGGCAGGACTCCGCGGGACGCTCGCTCTATGTGCGCAACCTCGCGATCGTCGTCGGCGGGCGCTACCACGTGGTGCAGGTGCGCGGCCCGGAGGCCGAACGGGACGAGGTGACACGGCTGTACGAGCAGGCGTCGGCGACGTATCAGGTCACCGGCTGA